A stretch of the bacterium genome encodes the following:
- a CDS encoding Asp23/Gls24 family envelope stress response protein has product MVEEEKELGKVRIDNEVLASIAGVAATSVPGVNKVITGLMGGLKKIIRKKQDVGIKVILGEGEVSFELSIAVDYGTNIPEITYQVQKKIKEEVEKMSGLKVSNVDVIVKEVKPPKKEIK; this is encoded by the coding sequence ATGGTAGAAGAGGAAAAGGAACTGGGGAAAGTAAGAATAGATAACGAAGTTCTTGCTTCTATTGCAGGTGTTGCCGCTACCAGTGTTCCAGGAGTTAATAAAGTTATAACTGGGTTAATGGGAGGATTGAAAAAAATAATCAGGAAAAAACAGGATGTAGGAATAAAGGTAATACTTGGAGAAGGAGAAGTTAGTTTTGAACTCAGCATTGCTGTTGATTATGGAACAAATATCCCGGAAATAACTTATCAGGTTCAGAAGAAAATAAAAGAAGAAGTTGAAAAAATGAGTGGTTTAAAGGTTTCAAATGTTGATGTAATAGTTAAAGAAGTAAAGCCCCCTAAAAAGGAGATAAAATGA